One window of Ictalurus punctatus breed USDA103 chromosome 22, Coco_2.0, whole genome shotgun sequence genomic DNA carries:
- the dhfr gene encoding dihydrofolate reductase — MGRVLNCIVAVCPDMGIGRNGNLPWHPIRLSKEFKHFQKMTMTPTVEGKKNVVIMGRKTWFSIPAQNRPLKNRINVVLSRELKTAPEGAHYLAADFSSALRILENAELEAQADQVWIIGGSSLYKEVMESSAHQRLFVTRILKQFDCDTFIPNIDLDKFRLLPEFPGVPAGLQEENGLQYVFEVYESVEQ, encoded by the exons ATGGGTCGCGTGCTGAACTGCATCGTTGCGGTTTGTCCGGACATGGGCATCGGGAGAAACGGAAATCTGCCCTGGCACCCGATAAGACTGAG TAAAGAGTTCAAGCACTTTCAGAAGATGACCATGACTCCTACTGTAGAAG GTAAAAAGAACGTGGTCATCATGGGCAGGAAGACATGGTTCTCGATACCGGCACAGAACCGGCCTCTCAAGAACAGAATCAACGTAGTCCTGAGCCGAGAACTCAA GACTGCTCCTGAGGGAGCACACTACCTAGCAGCTGACTTTAGCTCTGCGCTCCGTATTCTGGAGAATGCAGAGCTTGAGGCTCAAGCTGATCAAGTGTGGATCATTGGTGGGAGCTCGCTGTACAAG GAGGTGATGGAGAGCTCGGCACACCAGCGTCTTTTTGTAACAAGGATCCTGAAGCAGTTTGACTGCGACACGTTCATTCCTAACATCGATCTAGACAAGTTCAGGCTCCTCCCCGA GTTCCCTGGAGTGCCGGCGGGGTTGCAGGAGGAAAATGGGCTGCAGTATGTATTTgaagtgtatgagagtgtggaACAGTGA
- the ankrd34bb gene encoding ankyrin repeat domain 34Bb, translating to MIEPSACLKQQEVMEDSTEVWTDGNSLLKAVYLCRLRLTRLLLEGGAYINESNERGETPLMIACKTHHSDAQSVPKHKIVRYLLDNGADPNIQDKSGKTALMHACVERSGEEVLSQLLSSGADLSLEDHSGSSALVYAVNAGDKEALRVLLDAFKAKGKEVIIITTDKLPSGRLMTKQYLNVPPPPDLDDRLHCVPTVCMSPSEIKLSPSHVSSDSSQSQNAFLHLAENQAVGSTPATTTNSRGGSPARDPSPLRAAGVAKLLHLQRLHSEPWLKIPPSLLLQQSKALSFTEELLDITPEEELSFGFNSHHRLSQRAPPVARHQSMDATGLLRALDKATEAEKEQKKEAKWLSRKMSYDGVSLPHSSSHQNLLKEASGSETVPTDKDPDCLPNLAVSSLKDVVRRRNIGMDHYSSDSQLPQFGSQHSDELGKAVTVGGTEKRKLVYSRSSTLSGSRESLESIVQRRSPAMMERRGSGALLLDHIAHTRPGYLPPLNPHAPIPDIKVNITSTGADRGIKPGPGNVTIPIAPGQRHFVPCAPSLPRDHKTKKTLLRRHSMQTEQINRLANFGEICGQ from the exons ATGATAGAGCCATCTGCCTGTCTGAAGCAGCAAGAGGTCATGGAGGACTCCACAGAGGTGTGGACCGACGGCAACTCCCTTTTAAAGGCTGTTTATCTTTGTCGTTTGCGGCTGACACGTCTGCTCCTGGAAGGTGGGGCTTATATTAATGAGAGCAATGAGCGTGGAGAGACACCACTGATGATTGCCTGCAAGACTCACCACAGTGATGCTCAGAGTGTGCCCAAACACAAGATAGTCAG GTATCTGCTGGACAATGGTGCTGACCCAAATATTCAGGACAAATCGGGTAAGACGGCTCTAATGCATGCTTGTGTGGAGCGATCTGGGGAGGAGGTTTTGTCCCAGCTGCTGTCCAGTGGAGCTGACTTGAGTTTAGAAGACCACTCCGGTTCCTCTGCACTAGTGTATGCTGTTAATGCTGGTGACAAGGAAGCTCTGCGAGTGTTACTAGATGCCTTTAAGGCCAAAGGCAAGGAGGTCATAATTATTACCACAGATAAACTCCCCTCTGGCAGACTAATGACCAAACAGTATCTGAATGTCCCTCCACCACCAGATTTGGACGATAGGTTACATTGTGTCCCTACTGTCTGCATGTCACCCTCTGAAATTAAACTCTCTCCTTCTCATGTCTCCTCTGATTCAAGCCAGTCACAAAATGCCTTTTTACACCTGGCAGAAAACCAAGCAGTCGGTTCTACCCCTGCAACCACAACTAATTCAAGGGGAGGGTCACCTGCACGGGACCCAAGTCCATTGCGAGCAGCCGGTGTAGCCAAGCTTCTTCACCTTCAAAGGCTACACTCTGAGCCATGGCTAAAGATCCCACCATCTCTGTTGCTACAGCAAAGCAAGGCCTTGTCCTTCACAGAGGAGCTCCTAGATATCACCCCAGAAGAAGAGCTCTCTTTTGGCTTTAACAGTCATCATCGTTTGTCTCAAAGAGCACCACCAGTTGCACGTCATCAAAGCATGGATGCCACCGGTCTGCTCAGAGCCTTGGATAAAGCAACTGAAgcagagaaagaacaaaagaaggaGGCAAAGTGGCTAAGCAGGAAAATGTCCTATGATGGTGTTTCACTGCCACATTCCTCCTCACACCAGAACCTACTTAAAGAAGCCTCCGGCAGCGAGACCGTTCCTACGGATAAAGACCCAGACTGCCTGCCCAACCTGGCTGTGTCCAGCCTGAAGGATGTAGTCCGCCGCCGCAACATTGGGATGGACCACTACAGCTCAGACTCCCAACTTCCTCAGTTTGGGAGTCAGCACTCAGATGAGCTTGGCAAAGCCGTCACAGTGGGTGGAACAGAAAAGCGTAAGCTAGTTTACAGCCGATCCTCCACCCTGTCTGGCTCAAGGGAGTCTCTGGAAAGCATAGTCCAAAGGAGAAGCCCAGCGATGATGGAGCGCAGAGGGTCTGGGGCTCTTCTGCTGGATCATATCGCACACACTCGGCCAGGCTACCTGCCACCACTAAACCCACATGCACCCATTCCAGATATCAAAGTTAACATCACCAGCACTGGCGCTGATCGGGGAATAAAACCTGGTCCTGGCAATGTAACCATACCCATTGCTCCTGGTCAAAGGCATTTTGTTCCCTGTGCCCCTAGCCTTCCCCGAGACCATAAGACAAAAAAGACTCTACTGAGACGACACTCCATGCAAACGGAGCAGATTAACCGTCTGGCCAACTTTGGGGAGATTTGTGGACAATAA
- the fam151b gene encoding protein FAM151B, giving the protein MGLKKLGVRRFCVFALVIAAVVTWIICFIKSEAPSSVTAVGSMPDQTLDYFLKKGIIKVHDAADIQWYHAANSKHKITEALQDSTQMIEADVLLRGRDPKEPIMAHPPDNDSDITLRDWLKMVVNSDKGIKLDFKSLEAVEESMALLDKVRYQLKGPVWINADILPGPGGMATPLDAQGFLQAVAMKAEGDVLSLGWTTGWSPNIDNPGYSWEMVQQMEAMCKNLTQPVTFPVRAALLSQSFVQFQWLLQQSDRYTLTIWTGQSDVLNVEHLLPYRQSVSKSRIYYDLLENQISKFKSLPGYTMSQLEQS; this is encoded by the exons ATGGGGTTAAAGAAACTCGGTGTGCGCCGGTTTTGTGTGTTCGCCCTGGTAATCGCTGCAGTTGTGACATGGATCATCTGCTTTATTAAGTCTGAAGCGCCATCAAGTGTCACAG CTGTAGGATCAATGCCTGACCAGACTCTGGACTACTTCCTGAAGAAAGGCATTATAAAGGTCCATGATGCTGCAGATATCCAGTGGTATCACGCAGCCAACAGCAAGCACAAGATCACTGAAGCACTCCAAG ATAGCACACAGATGATTGAAGCCGATGTACTTCTCCGGGGTCGCGACCCAAAGGAACCCATAATGGCACATCCACCAGATAATGACAGTGACATCACACTGCGAGACTGGCTGAAAATGGTGGTGAACTCGGACAAAGGGATCAAACTGGACTTTAAAAG TCTAGAAGCAGTTGAGGAGTCAATGGCACTTCTGGACAAGGTTCGATATCAATTGAAGGGGCCTGTGTGGATCAATGCAGACATCCTGCCCGGGCCTGGAGGCATGGCCACACCTTTAGATGCACAGGGCTTTTTACAAGCAGTGGCTATGAAAGCAGAGGGAGACGTGCTTTCTTTGGGCTGGACCACTGGATGGTCTCCAAATATAGACAACCCGG GTTACAGCTGGGAGATGGTTCAGCAGATGGAGGCAATGTGTAAGAACCTGACACAGCCTGTGACATTCCCAGTGCGAGCAGCTCTTTTATCCCAGTCCTTCGTTCAATTCCAGTGGCTCTTGCAGCAGTCGGACAG atACACTCTGACCATATGGACAGGCCAGAGTGATGTGCTGAATGTGGAGCATCTGTTACCCTACAGGCAAAGCGTCAGCAAGTCCAGAATCTACTACGATCTCTTAGAGAATCAGATTTCAAAGTTTAAAAGCTTACCTGGGTACACCATGTCACAGTTAGAACAGAGCTAG
- the fam151b gene encoding protein FAM151B isoform X1 — MGLKKLGVRRFCVFALVIAAVVTWIICFIKSEAPSSVTAAVGSMPDQTLDYFLKKGIIKVHDAADIQWYHAANSKHKITEALQDSTQMIEADVLLRGRDPKEPIMAHPPDNDSDITLRDWLKMVVNSDKGIKLDFKSLEAVEESMALLDKVRYQLKGPVWINADILPGPGGMATPLDAQGFLQAVAMKAEGDVLSLGWTTGWSPNIDNPGYSWEMVQQMEAMCKNLTQPVTFPVRAALLSQSFVQFQWLLQQSDRYTLTIWTGQSDVLNVEHLLPYRQSVSKSRIYYDLLENQISKFKSLPGYTMSQLEQS; from the exons ATGGGGTTAAAGAAACTCGGTGTGCGCCGGTTTTGTGTGTTCGCCCTGGTAATCGCTGCAGTTGTGACATGGATCATCTGCTTTATTAAGTCTGAAGCGCCATCAAGTGTCACAG CAGCTGTAGGATCAATGCCTGACCAGACTCTGGACTACTTCCTGAAGAAAGGCATTATAAAGGTCCATGATGCTGCAGATATCCAGTGGTATCACGCAGCCAACAGCAAGCACAAGATCACTGAAGCACTCCAAG ATAGCACACAGATGATTGAAGCCGATGTACTTCTCCGGGGTCGCGACCCAAAGGAACCCATAATGGCACATCCACCAGATAATGACAGTGACATCACACTGCGAGACTGGCTGAAAATGGTGGTGAACTCGGACAAAGGGATCAAACTGGACTTTAAAAG TCTAGAAGCAGTTGAGGAGTCAATGGCACTTCTGGACAAGGTTCGATATCAATTGAAGGGGCCTGTGTGGATCAATGCAGACATCCTGCCCGGGCCTGGAGGCATGGCCACACCTTTAGATGCACAGGGCTTTTTACAAGCAGTGGCTATGAAAGCAGAGGGAGACGTGCTTTCTTTGGGCTGGACCACTGGATGGTCTCCAAATATAGACAACCCGG GTTACAGCTGGGAGATGGTTCAGCAGATGGAGGCAATGTGTAAGAACCTGACACAGCCTGTGACATTCCCAGTGCGAGCAGCTCTTTTATCCCAGTCCTTCGTTCAATTCCAGTGGCTCTTGCAGCAGTCGGACAG atACACTCTGACCATATGGACAGGCCAGAGTGATGTGCTGAATGTGGAGCATCTGTTACCCTACAGGCAAAGCGTCAGCAAGTCCAGAATCTACTACGATCTCTTAGAGAATCAGATTTCAAAGTTTAAAAGCTTACCTGGGTACACCATGTCACAGTTAGAACAGAGCTAG
- the ccdc125 gene encoding coiled-coil domain-containing protein 125 has translation MMHADQEQASTTDQPSEDDMAEGDLGDGTRSVAGIRKSRSRSKADFLDQMKWGSEGTGRSFSWTSCSAMYTAFRKELEAERISQWRIRDSESSAGESSEELQKRLQEVTEEVELLRSELEVTHRHLEGKHEALRILQGQAILDKATSHTKLLLQKSEERNKALEKEVNALQWEITFNQVQFKNLEHAWELKYDRVCAENQVLSKALDERLGRFQDLHRENTSLSQQCLELLGLLSAQERRDFQKTQPPCSQNREGSALELAVYGACKCSSSTGEPCSCAKSAAASRKQVLQLQQELELQRGMKDEAYVMVDAFRIAFEQQLRRGSEKVLQLAESDTHTPERGKQRSAGVTQALKRFLPSLREGKVPSNLKETLKLLLDLLSDKEEALAHQRKVSYMLARSYEDLEKRLQAQLKELDISHNGAESKPESDRSKCAADHSSCPCDNIPVVMDEREDKTRMAGSQNRASDKQEE, from the exons ATGATGCACGCAGACCAAGAACAAGCGAGTACTACAGATCAGCCCTCAGAAGATGACATGGCAGAGGGAGATCTCGGGGACGGCACCCGGTCTGTAGCTGGGATCCGTAAGTCACGGAGCAGGAGCAAAGCGGACTTTTTAGACCAGATGAAATGGGGCAGTGAGGGCACTGGTAGATCTTTCTCCTGGACATCATGCAGTGCGATGTACACCGCTTTCAGAAAGGAGCTGGAGGCAGAGAGGATCTCTCAGTGGAGGATCAGAGACTCAG AGAGCAGTGCCGGCGAGTCCAGTGAGGAGTTGCAGAAGAGACTGCAGGAAGTCACGGAG GAAGTGGAGCTTTTGAGGTCAGAACTGGAAGTGACACATCGACATCTTGAAGGCAAACATGAAGCTCTGAGAATCCTGCAAGGCCAA GCCATATTAGATAAAGCCACCAGTCACACCAAGCTCTTACTGCAGAAGAGTGAAGAGCGGAACAAAGCTTTGGAAAAG GAAGTGAACGCTTTGCAGTGGGAGATCACCTTCAACCAGGTGCAGTTTAAGAACCTGGAGCACGCGTGGGAGCTGAAATACGACAG GGTGTGTGCAGAGAACCAGGTTCTGAGCAAAGCACTTGATGAGAGACTGGGACGGTTTCAGGATctgcacagagagaacacat cATTGAGTCAGCAGTGTCTGGAGCTCCTGGGCTTACTGAGCGCTCAGGAGAGAAGAGACTTCCAGAAGACCCAACCACCATGCAGCCAAAACAGAGAGGGATCTGCACTGGAG CTGGCTGTGTATGGGGCGTGTAAGTGCAGCTCCAGCACAGGAGAGCCGTGTTCCTGTGCGAAGAGTGCAGCTGCAAGCCGTAAACAAGTCCTTCAGCTTCAACAAGAG ctggaaCTGCAAAGGGGGATGAAGGACGAAGCGTACGTGATGGTGGATGCGTTCCGGATTGCATTTGAGCAGCAGCTGAGGAGAGGGAGCGAGAAAGTGCTGCAGCTGGCAGaaagcgacacacacacaccagagagaG GGAAGCAGCGCTCGGCTGGAGTGACTCAGGCGCTGAAGAGATTCCTGCCATCGCTCAGAGAAGGAAAAGTCCCGAGCAACCTGAAAGAAACCCTGAAGCTGCTACTTGATCTG CTGAGTGATAAAGAGGAGGCCTTGGCCCATCAGAGGAAGGTCAGCTACATGTTAGCGCGGAGCTACGAGGACCTGGAGAAACGTCTTCAGGCACAGCTCAAGGAGCTGGACATCTCACACAACGGGGCTGAATCTAAACCAGAATCGGACCGATCCAAATGCGCAGCTGATCATTCGTCGTGCCCATGTGATAATATACCGGTGGTCATGGACGAGCGTGAAGACAAGACAAGAATGGCGGGTTCACAAAATAGGGCGAGCGATAAACAGGAGGAGTAA